The Methylobacterium durans nucleotide sequence CAGCTCTCGGTCGCCTTCGAGGCGCCGGACCCGCTGGCCCGCCTGAGCGTGCCCGCTTGCAACATCGTCATCCTGGCCCAGGACGAGGCGGGCTACGGCAACCTGCTGCGGCTGGCGAGCCGCGCCTATTTCGACGGGCCGCTCGGCGAGGCGCCGCGGGTCTCGGCGAGCGATCTCAAACACGACGTCGACGGGTTGATCGCGATCACCGGCGGCGCGACCGGTCCGCTCGACCTGGCGTTGCGCGCCGGCCGCCCTGAACTTGCGTCCGCGCGTCTCGGGCAGCTCCTGGCGGCCTTCGGCGAGGATCGGCTCTACGTCGAGTTGCAGCGCCACGGGCTCGACGACGAGCGCCGGGTCGAGCGCGAATTGTTGCGCCTCGCCGAACGCCACGGGCTCCCCATCGCCGCAACGAACGAGCCCTTCTTCGGCAAGACCGGCGATTACGAGGCGCACGACGCGCTGCTCGCCATCGCGGAAGGCCGCCTCGTCTCGGACGAGCGCCGCCGGCGCCTGACGCCGCGCCACGCCTTCAAGACCCGCGCCGAGATGGCGGAGCTGTTCCGCGACCTGCCGGATGCGCTCTCGGCCACCGTCGAGATCGCCATGCGCTGCGCCTATAGGGTGCGCACCCGCAAGCCGATCCTGCCGAATTTCGGCAGCGTCGCCGCCGCCGACAGGGAGGCCGCGCTCGCCGGGACGGCGGAGGCCCGCGCCGAGGCCGCGAACGCGGTCGCCGAGGTCATCGCCCTCGACGAGCCGGCGGAGCTGCGGCGCCAGGCCGAGGCCGGGCTGGAGCTGCGCCTGAAGCAGCACGGCACCGCGCCGGGCATGTCGGAGGACGTCTACCGGGAGCGCCTCGCCTTCGAGCTCGACGTCATCGTCAAGATGAAGTTCCCGGGCTACTTCCTGATCGTCTCGGACTTCATCAAGTGGGCCAAGGACCACGACATCCCGGTCGGGCCGGGCCGCGGCTCGGGCGCCGGCTCCCTCGTCGCGTGGTCGCTCCTCATCACCGACCTCGACCCGCTCCGGTTCGGCCTGCTGTTCGAGCGCTTCCTCAACCCCGAGCGCGTCTCGATGCCGGATTTCGACATCGACTTCTGCGTGGAGGGCCGCGAGCGCGTCATCCAGTACGTGCAGGAGCGCTACGGGCATGCGCAGGTCGCCCAGATCATCACCTTCGGCACGCTGCTCGCCCGCGGCGTGCTGCGGGACGTCGGCCGCGTGCTGGAGATGCCCTACGGGCAGGTCGACAAGCTGACGAAGCTCGTGCCGCAGAACCCGGCGAACCCGGTGACGCTCGCCCAGGCGATCGAGGGCGAGCCGAAGCTCCAGAGCGCGATCGAGGAGGAGCCGATCGTCGCCCGGCTCATGGAGATCTCGAAGAAGCTGGAGGGCCTGCACCGCCACGCCTCGACCCACGCCGCCGGTGTCGTCATCGGCGACCGGCCGCTGGAGCAGCTCGTGCCCCTCTACCGCGACCCGAAGACGGGCATGCGGGTGACCCAGTTCAACATGAAGTGGGTCGAGCAGGCGGGGCTCGTGAAGTTCGACTTTCTCGGCCTCAAGACGCTCACCATGCTGCGCTGCTGCACGGACCTCCTGAAGCTGCGCGGCATCGAGGTCGACCTCGCGAGCCTGCCGCTCGACGACCCGAAGACCTACGAGCCGATGAAGCGCGGCGAGACGGTCGGCGTGTTCCAGGTGGAATCGGCCGGCATGCGCAAGGCGCTCTGCGAGATGCAGGCCGACCGCTTCGAGGACATCATCGCCCTCGTCGCCCTCTACCGGCCGGGCCCGATGGCCAACATCCCGGTCTATTGCGAGCGCAAGCTCGGTCGCGACGCCGGCAACGAGGCGAGCTGGTACCCGCACCCGAAGCTGGAGCCGATCCTGAAGGAGACCTTCGGCATCATCGTCTACCAGGAGCAGGTGATGGAGGTGGCCAAGGTGCTGGCCGGCTATTCGCTCGGCGACGCCGACCTCCTGCGCCGCGCCATGGGCAAGAAGATCAAGGCGGAGATGGACGCCCAGCGCGACCGCTTCGTGAAGGGATCCGTGGAGCGGGGCCTGACCAAGGCGAAGGCGGACGAGATCTTCGATCTCCTGGCCAAGTTCGCCGATTACGGCTTCAACAAGAGCCACGCGGCGGCCTACGCGCTGCTGACCTACCAGACGGCCTACCTGAAGGCGAATTACCCCGTCGAGTTCCTCGCCGCCGCGATGACCCTCGACATCGACAACACCGACAAGCTCGCCGAATTCCGCCAGGACGCGCAGCGCCTGAAGATCGTGGTCGAGCCGCCCTCGATCAACTCGTCCGGCGTCGTGTTCGAGGTCCAGGTCGACGAGGATGCGGGCCGCATCCGCTACGCGCTGGCCGCGATCAAGGGCGTCGGGCGTGCGGCCGTGGAGGCGATCGTCGAGGCGCGCGGGAACCGCCCGTTCCGCGACCTCGCCTGCCTCGCGCGCCGCCTCAACCCGCGCCACGTCAACAAGCGGACGCTGGAGAACCTGATCGCGGCCGGCGCCCTCGACTGCATCGAGCCGGACCGGGCCCGGGCCTTCGCGGCGGTCGAGCCGATGATGAAGCTGGCGCAAGGGGCGGCGGAGGCCGAGACGACGGGCATCGCCGACATGTTCGGCGGGGTCGCCTCGGCGGACGTGTCCCTGCGCATCCCGGCCTATGACCCCTGGCCGATGGCCGAGAAGCTGAAGAAGGAATACGACGCGATCGGCTTCTTCCTCTCCGGCCACCCGCTCGACGAGTACGGCCACCTGCTGGAGAAGCTGCGCGTCCAGACCTGGGCCGAGTTCTGCCGCGCTGTGCGCTCCGGCTCCACCAGCGTCGGGCGCGTCGCCGCCTCGGTGCTCGACCGCTCGGAGCGGCGCACCAAGACCGGCAACAAGCTCGGCATCGTCACCCTCTCGGACCAGACCGGGCATTTCGAGGCGATCATCTTCTCGGAAGGGCTCGGCCATTACCGGGACATCCTGGAGCCCGGCCGCCCGCTGGTGCTGCAGCTCCAGGCGAATCTGGAGGGCGAGGACGTGCGCGCCCGCATCCAGACGGCCGAACCCCTCGACCAGGCAGTGGCCCGCTACCAGAAGGGCATGCGGATCTACCTGCGCGACGAGCGCCCGATCGGCTCCGTGCAGCAGCGCCTGTCCCTGCGGGGCGAGGGCGAGGTCTCGCTGATCCTGATCCTCGACGGGGGCGAGCGCGAGGTGGAGGTGAAGCTGCCGGGCAAGTACCAGGCGAGCCCGCAGGTGGCCGGCGCCCTCCGGGCCGTGCCCGGGGTGGTGCAGGTGGAGGTGAACTGAGCGGGCGCCGGGTTGGCGCTGCGCGCGCCCTCTCCCGTTCGGGAGAGGGTTGGGGTGAGGGGTGCGACCGCTCCGGACAGACCTGTATCCCTCACCCGATCCGCGTTCCGCGGACTCGACCTCTCCCGGACGGGAGAGGTGGGTTCCGCTTCTCAGGCGACGACGTCGCCCCGTCGGCACGGGAGGCACGACGCGCACCCTCTCCCGTTCGGGAGAGGGTTGGGGTGAGGGGTGCGACCGCTCCGGACAGACCTGCATCCCTCACCCGGTCCGCATCCTGCGGACTCGACCTCTCCCGGACGGGAGAGGTGACGCGTGTGCCATGCCGCGCGATCCTCCGGGATCAGGCATCGCACCCCCGCAGCCGCTCCGCCACCAGCGCCTGCAGCCGCGTCAGGTGCCGGTCGCGGATGCCGAGTTCGGCGCAGGCCTGGGCCGTGCGCAGCAGGTACTCGGCGCTGGGGCCCAGATGCCCGCAGGCCGCCGCGATCTTCTCGGCGATCTCGGGCTCGCTCAGCCGGCCCGCGTAGCGGTCGCCGAGGCGGTTCACGATGAAGGCGAGGGCGTGGACGACGCCGCACTCCGTCTCGACCGGCAGCCAGCGGGACGCGTAGCCGTTGCCCTTCATCTCCCGGCGCCAGACCGGCATCAGCGTCGCCATCGGATCCGTACCCGCGAGGCGGAAGGCGACGCCCTTGCAGGTGCCGCCGCGGTCGAGCGCCAGCACGAAGCCCGGCCGCTCGACCGTGCCGCGGAAGCGCCGCTGCAGCAGGCAGAAGCGCCGGTGGAAGCCCCGCACCAGCCCGATCCGGCGCTCGGCCACCGCGAATTCCGGCTGCCACATCAGCGAGCCGTAGGCGAAGACCCAGATCTCGTCGGCGGGTCCGGGCTTGCCCCCGACCGCGCTCGCGAGGCCGGGCCGCAATTCGTCGTCGGTGAGGAGGTGCAGCGCCGTGGCATCGTCCGCGACGGGCTCGGGATGGGCGCGGGCGATTAGGTCCAGGGTGAGGGCGAGGTTCGAGGCCGACATGGTCCCGAGGGGACCATCGCCGCGGCGCAGGATCAAGCCCGGGCTCAGCTTCGCCGCGCCGCGTAGGCTTCGAGTTCGGGGAAGGGCACCGAGCGGTGTCCCTCGCAGACCTCCGGCTCGTCCCGCACCACGCTCAGCCGCTCGCTGCCGATCTCCTCCCGGATCACGACCTTCGCGCGCTCGGTGCCGAGGAGGCTGCGCCCCCGCATCCGGCTCGTCACGCAGTAGAGGGTGCGCCCGCCATCCTCG carries:
- a CDS encoding gamma-glutamylcyclotransferase → MSASNLALTLDLIARAHPEPVADDATALHLLTDDELRPGLASAVGGKPGPADEIWVFAYGSLMWQPEFAVAERRIGLVRGFHRRFCLLQRRFRGTVERPGFVLALDRGGTCKGVAFRLAGTDPMATLMPVWRREMKGNGYASRWLPVETECGVVHALAFIVNRLGDRYAGRLSEPEIAEKIAAACGHLGPSAEYLLRTAQACAELGIRDRHLTRLQALVAERLRGCDA
- the dnaE gene encoding DNA polymerase III subunit alpha, translating into MARQLREVGFVHLHVHSSYSLLEGAFKVGDLVKAAIADRQPALALTDTNNLFGALEFSEKAAGSGIQPIAGMQLSVAFEAPDPLARLSVPACNIVILAQDEAGYGNLLRLASRAYFDGPLGEAPRVSASDLKHDVDGLIAITGGATGPLDLALRAGRPELASARLGQLLAAFGEDRLYVELQRHGLDDERRVERELLRLAERHGLPIAATNEPFFGKTGDYEAHDALLAIAEGRLVSDERRRRLTPRHAFKTRAEMAELFRDLPDALSATVEIAMRCAYRVRTRKPILPNFGSVAAADREAALAGTAEARAEAANAVAEVIALDEPAELRRQAEAGLELRLKQHGTAPGMSEDVYRERLAFELDVIVKMKFPGYFLIVSDFIKWAKDHDIPVGPGRGSGAGSLVAWSLLITDLDPLRFGLLFERFLNPERVSMPDFDIDFCVEGRERVIQYVQERYGHAQVAQIITFGTLLARGVLRDVGRVLEMPYGQVDKLTKLVPQNPANPVTLAQAIEGEPKLQSAIEEEPIVARLMEISKKLEGLHRHASTHAAGVVIGDRPLEQLVPLYRDPKTGMRVTQFNMKWVEQAGLVKFDFLGLKTLTMLRCCTDLLKLRGIEVDLASLPLDDPKTYEPMKRGETVGVFQVESAGMRKALCEMQADRFEDIIALVALYRPGPMANIPVYCERKLGRDAGNEASWYPHPKLEPILKETFGIIVYQEQVMEVAKVLAGYSLGDADLLRRAMGKKIKAEMDAQRDRFVKGSVERGLTKAKADEIFDLLAKFADYGFNKSHAAAYALLTYQTAYLKANYPVEFLAAAMTLDIDNTDKLAEFRQDAQRLKIVVEPPSINSSGVVFEVQVDEDAGRIRYALAAIKGVGRAAVEAIVEARGNRPFRDLACLARRLNPRHVNKRTLENLIAAGALDCIEPDRARAFAAVEPMMKLAQGAAEAETTGIADMFGGVASADVSLRIPAYDPWPMAEKLKKEYDAIGFFLSGHPLDEYGHLLEKLRVQTWAEFCRAVRSGSTSVGRVAASVLDRSERRTKTGNKLGIVTLSDQTGHFEAIIFSEGLGHYRDILEPGRPLVLQLQANLEGEDVRARIQTAEPLDQAVARYQKGMRIYLRDERPIGSVQQRLSLRGEGEVSLILILDGGEREVEVKLPGKYQASPQVAGALRAVPGVVQVEVN